The following proteins are co-located in the Dehalococcoides mccartyi 195 genome:
- the infB gene encoding translation initiation factor IF-2, which translates to MVEKTSKSSAKTEVAPPAKVIELGAAVSVKELADSLDTNPVEVIKALMRKGIMANINQVIEFEVAKGIVEAAGFEARLKVLKKSAAKKVSPAKEKLSNFPLRPPVVTIMGHVDHGKTRLLDAIRSTNVMEKEAGGITQHIGAYQVEIKGQKITFLDTPGHEAFTAMRARGAQATDITILVVAADDGVMPQTLEALDHAKAAGVPIILAINKMDKPEANPDRVKQQLAEAGLVVEEWGGDTLAIPTSAREKKGINELLEAVLLIAELEDLRADPNQPASGVVIEAEMDKNRGPMATVLVQSGTLKLGDTVVAGTTWGRVKAMFNDVGKRIKKAEPSTPVALLGMESVPQVGDKIIAVATEKQARDMVNENSQVTRKTNAVSLTNVYDQVSKGNIKELNIILKTDVQGSLEPIKDSLEKLSTDKIKININRSGVGNITESDVMLAMASGGLIIGFSTGIETNAQRLADAEDIDIRHYDIIYKLVEDVEKAVQGLLEPTIKEVIDGRAEVRAVFESTKKLSIAGCMVLEGKVLKNSQVRLLRGGEVIVDAPSNSLRRFKDDVKEVVAGYECGVGLKDFNDFQKSDILEFYHKEKSR; encoded by the coding sequence ATGGTAGAGAAGACAAGTAAATCAAGCGCCAAGACTGAAGTTGCCCCTCCGGCTAAGGTTATTGAACTTGGGGCGGCGGTGTCGGTAAAAGAGCTGGCTGATAGTCTGGATACAAATCCGGTTGAAGTTATTAAGGCCCTTATGCGCAAGGGCATTATGGCTAATATAAATCAGGTTATAGAGTTTGAGGTTGCCAAGGGTATTGTAGAGGCGGCTGGTTTTGAGGCTAGGCTTAAGGTTCTTAAGAAAAGCGCCGCCAAAAAGGTCTCTCCCGCTAAAGAAAAACTGAGTAATTTCCCCCTTCGTCCGCCGGTAGTAACCATTATGGGCCATGTAGACCATGGTAAAACCCGTCTGCTTGATGCTATACGCTCCACCAATGTTATGGAAAAAGAAGCGGGCGGCATTACCCAGCATATTGGGGCTTATCAGGTGGAAATCAAAGGCCAAAAGATAACTTTTCTGGATACCCCCGGCCATGAAGCTTTTACTGCCATGCGCGCCCGGGGTGCTCAGGCTACCGATATTACTATTCTGGTAGTTGCCGCTGATGACGGCGTTATGCCGCAGACGCTGGAAGCGCTTGACCATGCCAAAGCCGCCGGTGTGCCCATTATTTTGGCTATAAACAAGATGGACAAACCCGAAGCTAATCCGGACAGGGTCAAACAGCAGCTGGCTGAGGCCGGGCTGGTAGTTGAGGAATGGGGTGGTGATACTCTGGCCATTCCCACTTCTGCCCGTGAAAAGAAGGGTATAAATGAACTGCTGGAAGCAGTCTTGCTGATTGCCGAACTTGAAGATTTGCGGGCTGACCCCAATCAGCCTGCCAGCGGTGTGGTTATTGAAGCTGAAATGGATAAGAACAGAGGCCCTATGGCTACTGTTCTGGTCCAGAGCGGTACTCTGAAACTGGGAGACACTGTGGTTGCCGGCACTACCTGGGGGCGGGTAAAAGCTATGTTTAATGATGTGGGTAAACGCATCAAAAAGGCTGAACCCTCCACTCCGGTGGCCTTGCTGGGTATGGAAAGTGTGCCTCAGGTAGGTGACAAGATTATAGCCGTGGCCACCGAAAAACAGGCCAGGGATATGGTTAATGAAAACAGCCAGGTTACCCGTAAAACAAACGCAGTCAGCCTGACTAATGTGTATGACCAGGTTAGCAAGGGCAATATCAAAGAGCTTAACATAATACTTAAAACTGATGTTCAAGGCAGCCTTGAACCCATTAAAGATTCACTGGAAAAACTGAGTACCGATAAGATAAAGATAAACATAAACCGCAGCGGTGTCGGTAACATAACCGAGAGTGATGTTATGCTGGCTATGGCTTCGGGTGGCTTGATTATCGGCTTCAGCACTGGTATAGAAACCAATGCCCAGCGTCTGGCGGATGCCGAAGATATTGATATCCGGCATTATGACATTATTTATAAACTGGTAGAAGATGTGGAGAAAGCTGTTCAGGGTCTGCTTGAACCCACTATTAAAGAAGTTATTGACGGCCGGGCTGAAGTGCGGGCAGTCTTTGAAAGCACTAAAAAGCTCAGCATTGCCGGTTGTATGGTACTGGAAGGCAAGGTTCTAAAGAATTCTCAGGTAAGGCTGCTTAGGGGCGGCGAAGTGATTGTAGATGCCCCCAGCAACAGTCTCCGCCGCTTTAAGGATGATGTTAAAGAAGTGGTGGCCGGTTATGAGTGCGGCGTAGGCTTGAAAGATTTCAATGATTTCCAGAAGAGTGATATTTTGGAATTTTATCATAAGGAAAAATCACGCTGA
- the rbfA gene encoding 30S ribosome-binding factor RbfA, which yields MSRRVKKLNQLFRADISALLQKEVRDPRLDTLLSVNEVDVSEDMRHATVYVSHLAGDEHKDEILAALNAAAGFFRTEIAKKTDIRYMPVFNFIWDDTIERGVRLNTLIDRVTQHQPED from the coding sequence ATGTCACGGCGGGTAAAAAAACTTAACCAGCTGTTCCGGGCAGATATAAGCGCTCTCCTTCAAAAAGAGGTTCGTGACCCGCGTCTGGATACGCTTTTGTCTGTAAACGAGGTAGATGTATCTGAAGATATGCGCCATGCCACTGTATATGTGAGCCATCTGGCCGGTGATGAACATAAAGATGAAATACTGGCCGCTTTAAACGCAGCGGCCGGTTTTTTCCGCACCGAAATAGCTAAAAAGACTGATATACGCTATATGCCGGTTTTCAATTTTATCTGGGATGATACTATTGAAAGGGGTGTTCGCCTGAATACCCTTATTGACCGGGTTACTCAACACCAGCCTGAAGATTAG
- a CDS encoding DUF5679 domain-containing protein — MVQAYCVKDRKKIDVKDAKRVTLKNGRGAWQGTCPVCGGKVYRIG; from the coding sequence ATGGTACAGGCTTATTGTGTCAAGGATCGCAAGAAGATTGACGTCAAAGATGCCAAGAGAGTTACTCTGAAAAATGGTCGCGGAGCCTGGCAAGGTACCTGCCCTGTTTGCGGCGGGAAGGTTTACAGAATAGGCTAG
- the truB gene encoding tRNA pseudouridine(55) synthase TruB: protein MNGILNINKPPGLTSFGVVSKVRHIYSQKKVGHGGMLDPSATGVIPVFLGSATRLIEYLSSVRKTYLAEIELGTETDSYDSEGEITSRKSCEHITADMVRNALPDFLGEITQIPPMYSAVKHRGVRLYNLARQGIEVERNPRKAAIYGIEFLGFASPVLRLRIECGHGTYIRSIAFDLGRKLGCGAYLKTLVRESYGPFHLTTSLDLADLEAAENKGRLADILLPPEAAVGHLPRITLDDESITRLVNGLEIRLEMTGQPEAMAVYSAENRFAAVIRPETDGSWHPAKVFLSPCPKKNAD from the coding sequence ATGAATGGCATCTTGAATATCAACAAACCTCCAGGTTTGACCTCTTTCGGGGTGGTCTCAAAAGTAAGGCATATTTACTCCCAGAAAAAGGTAGGGCATGGCGGTATGCTTGACCCGAGTGCCACCGGGGTTATACCTGTTTTTCTGGGAAGCGCAACCCGCCTGATAGAGTACCTTTCTTCAGTCCGCAAAACCTATCTGGCTGAAATAGAGCTGGGTACGGAGACAGATAGCTACGATAGCGAAGGGGAGATTACTTCCCGAAAGAGCTGTGAACATATTACTGCTGATATGGTGCGTAATGCTTTGCCGGATTTTCTGGGTGAGATAACCCAGATTCCCCCCATGTACAGTGCGGTAAAACACCGCGGGGTTCGCCTGTATAACCTGGCCAGGCAGGGGATAGAGGTTGAAAGAAACCCGCGTAAAGCTGCGATTTACGGCATTGAATTCCTCGGTTTTGCTTCACCTGTGCTGCGTTTGCGGATAGAGTGCGGACACGGTACGTATATACGTTCTATAGCCTTTGATTTAGGCAGGAAACTGGGCTGCGGGGCATATTTGAAAACCCTGGTCAGGGAATCTTACGGCCCATTCCACCTTACAACTTCACTTGATTTGGCTGACCTTGAAGCGGCTGAAAATAAAGGAAGGCTGGCAGATATTCTGCTGCCGCCGGAAGCCGCCGTAGGGCATTTGCCGCGTATAACCCTTGATGATGAAAGTATAACCCGGCTGGTAAACGGGTTGGAAATAAGGCTGGAAATGACCGGGCAGCCGGAAGCTATGGCGGTGTATAGCGCTGAAAACCGCTTTGCGGCTGTAATCCGCCCTGAAACTGACGGCAGCTGGCACCCTGCCAAAGTCTTCCTGAGCCCATGCCCTAAAAAGAATGCGGATTAG
- the rnpM gene encoding RNase P modulator RnpM: MNQRKSTSKFVPMRTCIACRTEKAKQELIRLVRTEDNDVRVDHSGRLEGRGAYLCRDMACWESGLKGSYITHALKIAITPENREELLKYGREVCEVKENGREDK, encoded by the coding sequence ATGAATCAGAGGAAATCGACTTCTAAATTTGTGCCCATGCGGACTTGTATCGCCTGCCGTACCGAAAAGGCTAAACAAGAGCTTATCCGGCTGGTAAGAACAGAAGATAATGACGTAAGGGTAGACCATAGCGGGCGTCTGGAAGGACGCGGAGCCTATTTGTGCAGAGATATGGCCTGCTGGGAATCCGGGCTGAAGGGCAGTTATATTACCCACGCTTTGAAGATTGCCATTACTCCGGAGAACCGCGAAGAATTGTTGAAATATGGGCGCGAAGTGTGTGAGGTGAAGGAAAATGGTAGAGAAGACAAGTAA